tctatgATTCTTTTTTCCccagaaaaaaacataatggGTGTACTTCACATCATAACATTATTTTAATTgatgagataaaaaaaagttatgagcTGTGATTGGACAGTGAATATATGATTTGGGTGTATGACAATTAATATACACTGCAGCACTATTTATTGCAAACTGGTGATAAAGTAATTTAAGAGTAAAACACAGTCATTTTGAGGAAGAGTATTTTGACTGAAGTACTATCCCAAGATATGCGTATGTTTTTAATGTTAGtaattatcaaaaaattatcaCTTTTTTCCCAGAAAACCTTTTTCatctacaaaaatatttattcttCTTTTTCTAATGAAAATACAAAGCTATGAAATATGAGTTAGGTtcacatatcatatatatattatccATTCTTGTACCCTACTTGTACCCCAAAAACATCTCAAATATAAGCAGAAAGCATCTTTTACTTGAACTGAACCAACTATTATTTTTAACATGAAGACATTGTACAATAAAGTTATTCTATGCTACTCTGACAGCCATTCCTTGAGGTAATTTAGTAACTGTTTGAATTACATTATGTCTAGCGCATGTTACATTAGGAGCACTGGAGTCGTAACATGGGCATAATGGACGTGGTTTGGGAACATAATCTTGACGGTACATGGTACTATCTTGAAACGGAGCATCACTTTGGAGGGCTGTGTTATCTGGTTTGAAGGATCGATTTGGTACCATTCCATGTGGAATGTAGTGGGCTTTCTGTGTAGACATGCCTTCAAATGGGGCATTGTTGGGATGGTAACCATCTCTAGCAGGCTGTTCCACTCTCCTCACCTGCCACTGTTTGTAGTTCTGTGCATAATTTGTTGTACCATCGAAAGGTGCATTGGAGACTTTTCCAGCATCTGTTGGTCTCATTAAGGCATTTCTAGCCAATGGCAATTCTCTATATGTTGTATTATGGGTAGTTTGCATGAACATATCACCTTCTGGTTTCTTGTAACCGTCTTGAACGTGAACATATGGCTTGGATGCTGGATATTTGATATAATCTTTACGGTTAGTTGTTAAATCTTCTAATGGCTGACCTGATGAGAATGCTTGATTATCTGGCTTGAAACTTTTTGTAAGTTCACCGACTGGTCCCCTGTAGTCTCTTTTAAATGTGGTGACACCATCAAAGGGTACACCTGGTGCTTTGTACTGCTCTCTTTCCCG
The window above is part of the Mytilus galloprovincialis chromosome 4, xbMytGall1.hap1.1, whole genome shotgun sequence genome. Proteins encoded here:
- the LOC143071341 gene encoding stabilizer of axonemal microtubules 1-like isoform X2, with the protein product MKMAGRFRKHTKPHVHTDVIGRGDPSQKSTEYNQTYKQHPLTMRESFKPNAEAMQGGSFEDRTTNRQDYIKHPMEKPFVRVPDQYQRPDGAMDGMTSYNKDYTKKMAPPATQIRHDGQKMQGGKFEGEPTYKSDYKKWDMSGRPGPYVSKDAWVQPTARFEGQTTMNHDYRKYAQPPRQSMKPQEASKLSDAPFADNTDYRQSYQPHALGPKFVREREQYKAPGVPFDGVTTFKRDYRGPVGELTKSFKPDNQAFSSGQPLEDLTTNRKDYIKYPASKPYVHVQDGYKKPEGDMFMQTTHNTTYRELPLARNALMRPTDAGKVSNAPFDGTTNYAQNYKQWQVRRVEQPARDGYHPNNAPFEGMSTQKAHYIPHGMVPNRSFKPDNTALQSDAPFQDSTMYRQDYVPKPRPLCPCYDSSAPNVTCARHNVIQTVTKLPQGMAVRVA
- the LOC143071341 gene encoding stabilizer of axonemal microtubules 1-like isoform X1, translated to MTSKCNECICGKHTKPHVHTDVIGRGDPSQKSTEYNQTYKQHPLTMRESFKPNAEAMQGGSFEDRTTNRQDYIKHPMEKPFVRVPDQYQRPDGAMDGMTSYNKDYTKKMAPPATQIRHDGQKMQGGKFEGEPTYKSDYKKWDMSGRPGPYVSKDAWVQPTARFEGQTTMNHDYRKYAQPPRQSMKPQEASKLSDAPFADNTDYRQSYQPHALGPKFVREREQYKAPGVPFDGVTTFKRDYRGPVGELTKSFKPDNQAFSSGQPLEDLTTNRKDYIKYPASKPYVHVQDGYKKPEGDMFMQTTHNTTYRELPLARNALMRPTDAGKVSNAPFDGTTNYAQNYKQWQVRRVEQPARDGYHPNNAPFEGMSTQKAHYIPHGMVPNRSFKPDNTALQSDAPFQDSTMYRQDYVPKPRPLCPCYDSSAPNVTCARHNVIQTVTKLPQGMAVRVA